The Candidatus Omnitrophota bacterium genomic interval GTTCTCATGAAGTCGGACGGATTTCCCGCCTATAATTTCGCGTGTGTCATCGACGATCACGACATGCAGATCACCCACGTGATACGCGGCGACGACCATATATCGAATACGCCGAAACAGCTGGCGGCCTATCAGGCTCTCGGTATCGAGCCGCCGAAATTCGCGCATATACCGCTAATATTGGGGACGGACCGTTCGCGGATGTCAAAACGCCACGGCGCGACTTCTATTTCGGAATACAAAGAGATGGGTTTCCTTCCCGACGCCCTCGTCAATTACATCTCCCTTTTAGGCTGGGCGCCGACAGGCGACCGCGAGGTGATGCCGATCGACGAGATAATAAAGGAATTTTCCCTTGAGAGGGTCGGGAAGACCGGCGCCGTATTCGATATAGACAAACTGATCTGGATGAACGGCGAATATATCAGGGCAAAAAAGACGGAAGACCTGGTCCCGTTCGTTGCGCCGAGGCTTAAAGAGAAAGGCGTAATAGGAGACAACTACGATAAGATGCGGCTCAAGGAGGCGGTGGAGCTTTTTCATCCCCGCGCGAAGACGATCGTAGAGCTCGCAGATTCCGCAGCGCCGTTTTTTACGGATGCGGTGGATTACGACGAAGCCGCGGTCGCTTCTGTCCTCGCGAAGGAAGGGGTAAAGGCAAAACTGGAGGCTGTTATCGCGAAATTCGGGCCGCTCAAGACGTTCGATCCTCAGACGCTCGAGGCCTGCGTCAGGGACCTTGCCTCGGAGTCGGGCGTTAAGGCGGCGGATCTCATACATCCGGTCCGCGTAGCCGTCACGGGCCGGAAGGTCGGCGCGAGCCTCTTTGAGACCCTTTCCCTTATCGGAAAAGAAAAGACGCTGGCGCGCCTTAAAGCGGGCCTCGCGAAGGCCTTATCGGTCATGATGGCAGCCGGATTTTTGATGACATGCCGGGACCTGCGGGCGGAGAAGATATACTACAAAGACGGGACCATAGTCACGGAGCAGGTGATCGGCCGCGATAAGAGATCGGTCTGGGTCAAAGACCCCTCGGGGGATATAGCCGTAAACCCGGATCGCATAGAAAAGATCCTGAATGATGACGGGTCGGTCTCCAGGTATGATTACGGGACGATACTGAGGAAGATAGAAGAGAAAGTGAGAGCCGGCGATTACAACGAGGCCGCGGACTTATGCGACCTTTTGGTGCAATCGTTCCCGAAGAGCAACGAGGTCCATTACCTTCGGGCGGTGCTTAACCAGAAGGCCGGAAGATTTTCCAAGACCGCCGAAGATTACAAATTCATAATCGACAGCAAGAATAGCGACGCCAAGGTCTTTAACAACCTCGGCGCGATATACGCCGCGGATAAAGACAACCGGCGCGCGATGGAGATGTTCAAGAAAGCCGCGGAGATGAACGGCGATATGCCCGAAGTCCATTATAACCTCGCCTTCCTGTTCCTGCAGGAGAAGGACTACGATAAAGCGATAGATGAATACAATAAAGTGATAGCCAAGGAACCCGATAACACCACGGCCTTGTATAATCTTGGCGTGGCCTGCGCGTTCAAGGGGGATTTTGCCGGGGCGAGGGACCGGTTCGAAAAAGTCATCGCGATAGACAAGGGCGACGAAAGCGCAAAGAAAGCGCTTAAGGCGCTTTTGAGAAAAAATAAGTAGTTTGATATTTCTCATAAATATGATAAAATTATAATATGAAAAGAGTTATGCGATATAAGAGGTCAGGGATAAGGGCGTTTACCCTAGTCGAGATATTGATCGTGCTGGCGGTAGTAGGAGTCCTTTTTGGCCTTATATTCGCTTTCTACAGGTCCGCCGTAGACAGGTCCAAGTATGTCGAGGCCGTCGCGACGGTTGATTCTATCAGCAAGGCCGAAGAGATAAACGACATGAATACCGGCGAGTATGTGGCGGCCGCCAACACGCAAGAGGTAAACGAGAAACTCGGGCTTGACATAGAGTCGAGGGAATATAACTATAAGGTTGTCGGCGTAACGAACGATAATTTCATCGTCCTGGCGGAAAAGATACTAGATGATATCAATAGCGGGGACCTTTCTTCGGATCAGGCCGTAATAGCCAGGAACAAGTCGGGCCCGATTCCTCCGGAATCGGTCGATACCCAAGGAGATGAAGCCCCTCCCGGAGAAAATAGTCCCCCCGGCGGTGATTCTCCCGGCGGAAGTCCGGGCGGCGGGGCCCCTTCGGGCGAAAACAGCCCGGTTAGCACCCCGGGCGGGGGCGGAAGCCCTAGCGGCGGCGGCGGGATACGGACGAT includes:
- the gltX gene encoding glutamate--tRNA ligase is translated as MVKVRFAPSPTGFLHIGSARTALFNWLFARHMKGTFVFRVEDTDRERSKDEFLREIVSSLEWMGMNWDEGPFYQTKRLDVYREYAKRLLKEGKAYEAEGTLGGEKAVILTMPKTTMTMDDIVHGPVSFDMNLQKDLVLMKSDGFPAYNFACVIDDHDMQITHVIRGDDHISNTPKQLAAYQALGIEPPKFAHIPLILGTDRSRMSKRHGATSISEYKEMGFLPDALVNYISLLGWAPTGDREVMPIDEIIKEFSLERVGKTGAVFDIDKLIWMNGEYIRAKKTEDLVPFVAPRLKEKGVIGDNYDKMRLKEAVELFHPRAKTIVELADSAAPFFTDAVDYDEAAVASVLAKEGVKAKLEAVIAKFGPLKTFDPQTLEACVRDLASESGVKAADLIHPVRVAVTGRKVGASLFETLSLIGKEKTLARLKAGLAKALSVMMAAGFLMTCRDLRAEKIYYKDGTIVTEQVIGRDKRSVWVKDPSGDIAVNPDRIEKILNDDGSVSRYDYGTILRKIEEKVRAGDYNEAADLCDLLVQSFPKSNEVHYLRAVLNQKAGRFSKTAEDYKFIIDSKNSDAKVFNNLGAIYAADKDNRRAMEMFKKAAEMNGDMPEVHYNLAFLFLQEKDYDKAIDEYNKVIAKEPDNTTALYNLGVACAFKGDFAGARDRFEKVIAIDKGDESAKKALKALLRKNK